One Mangifera indica cultivar Alphonso chromosome 4, CATAS_Mindica_2.1, whole genome shotgun sequence genomic region harbors:
- the LOC123213255 gene encoding tubby-like F-box protein 8 has product MSFRSIVRDVRDSIGSLSRRSFNVRLSGHHRGKSHASLNDLHDQSDVIQNSRWASLPAELLFDVIKRLEESESSWPARKHVVACAAVCRSWRAMCKEIVKSPEFCGKLTFPVSLKQPGPRDGTIQCFIKRDKSNLTYHLFLCLSPALLVENGKFLLSAKRTHRTTYTEYVISMDANNFSRSSSTYIGKLRSNFLGTKFIIYDTQPPYSSANIPPPGRTSRRFYSKKVSPKLPTGRYNVAQIAYELNVLGTRGPRRMHCSMHSVPASALEAGGTVPGQQELLPRSLEDSFRSISFSKSLDHSVEFSSARFSEIHDDDDGKMRPLILKNKAPRWHEQLQCWCLNFRGRVTVASVKNFQLVAATQPAVAAPTPSQPAPVDHDKIILQFGKVGKDMFTMDYRYPLSAFQAFAICLSSFDTKLACE; this is encoded by the exons ATGTCTTTCCGTAGCATAGTTCGTGATGTAAGAGATAGTATTGGGAGCTTGTCTAGACGAAGTTTCAACGTGAGGTTGAGTGGACATCATAGAGGGAAATCACATGCTTCGTTAAATGATTTACATGACCAGTCTGATGTAATTCAGAATAGTCGTTGGGCTAGTCTTCCCGCAGAACTGCTTTTTGATGTTATCAAGAGGCTGGAGGAGAGTGAGAGTTCTTGGCCTGCTCGAAAGCATGTTGTTGCATGTGCTGCAGTTTGCCGGTCTTGGAGAGCTATGTGCAAAGAAATTGTTAAAAGTCCAGAGTTCTGTGGGAAGCTTACTTTCCCAGTTTCCCTGAAGCAG CCTGGGCCACGTGATGGAACCATTCAATGCTTCATTAAAAGGGATAAATCTAATTTAACATATCACCTCTTTTTGTGTCTTAGTCCTG CCTTGTTAGTCGAAAATGGGAAATTTCTTCTTTCTGCAAAAAGGACCCATCGAACTACTTACACAGAGTATGTAATCTCAATGGATGCCAACAACTTTTCAAGGTCAAGCAGTACTTATATTGGAAAATTGAG ATCAAATTTCCTTGGGacaaaattcataatatatgaCACGCAGCCACCATATTCCTCTGCTAATATCCCTCCTCCTGGGCGTACAAGTCGTAGATTTTATTCCAAAAAGGTTTCCCCAAAACTCCCAACTGGAAGATATAATGTAGCCCAGATCGCATATGAGCTAAATGTGCTTGGAACCCGTGGCCCACGAAGGATGCATTGCAGCATGCACTCAGTTCCAGCCTCAGCACTTGAGGCTGGTGGCACTGTACCTGGACAGCAAGAGCTTCTTCCTCGCTCTCTTGAGGACTCATTTCGGAGCATCTCCTTCTCAAAGTCTCTTGACCACTCAGTTGAATTTAGTAGTGCACGATTTTCTGAGAtccatgatgatgatgatggaaaAATGAGGCCCCTGATTCTCAAAAACAAGGCCCCAAGATGGCATGAACAACTGCAGTGTTGGTGTCTGAATTTTAGGGGAAGAGTCACTGTTGCATCTGTTAAGAATTTTCAGTTGGTTGCCGCTACACAGCCGGCTGTGGCTGCACCCACTCCATCACAACCAGCTCCAGTGGACCATGATAAGATAATTCTGCAGTTTGGTAAAGTTGGAAAAGACATGTTCACCATGGATTATCGTTATCCCCTCTCAGCGTTTCAGGCGTTTGCTATATGCTTGAGCAGCTTTGACACTAAACTTGCTTGTGAATAG